The Terriglobales bacterium genome window below encodes:
- a CDS encoding prepilin-type N-terminal cleavage/methylation domain-containing protein, producing the protein MKRNIHFRSRRNRQAGFSLIELLVAMFILVIGVLGGMIIILTAIANNARSRFDSTAVTLAQSTMDRILVLSASSTAQSTSVTDCKGVVHVMNTTGSNGGSGAPLTSLAVDNGTQMIDFTQAPVNGYQMNYTLCATGAAGTIGYDQVYDVRWRIRNIVTGGNSQIVSVAAKPTGENANGANQARLFSLPVTLRGIRGN; encoded by the coding sequence ATGAAGAGAAATATACATTTCCGCTCACGACGGAATCGACAGGCCGGATTCAGTCTGATTGAGCTTCTCGTCGCGATGTTCATTCTTGTAATCGGAGTTCTCGGTGGGATGATCATCATTCTCACCGCGATCGCTAATAACGCGCGCAGCCGGTTTGACAGCACCGCCGTGACATTGGCGCAGAGCACGATGGACCGCATCCTTGTACTATCCGCGTCTTCTACTGCTCAGAGCACCTCCGTGACCGACTGCAAGGGAGTCGTACACGTGATGAACACGACAGGATCGAATGGGGGATCTGGCGCGCCGCTCACATCGCTTGCAGTCGATAACGGCACCCAGATGATTGACTTCACTCAGGCTCCGGTTAACGGCTACCAAATGAATTACACACTGTGCGCGACCGGGGCGGCGGGGACGATTGGTTATGACCAGGTCTATGACGTCCGCTGGCGCATACGTAACATCGTCACTGGAGGGAATTCACAGATAGTGAGTGTCGCTGCAAAGCCTACCGGTGAAAACGCAAACGGAGCGAATCAAGCGCGTTTGTTCAGCCTACCGGTAACCCTGCGTGGAATAAGAGGCAACTGA
- a CDS encoding prepilin-type N-terminal cleavage/methylation domain-containing protein, with protein sequence MTRSEKKRNTQAGFSLLELVISILVLVIVMGAIFHQVNNIQKTTSTESAKLDLTDQNRQFADQFARDVHMSGYPAPKIYSNYQGLTDTSAASGLIFASTTDLIFEGDVYGNGTIFRVEYKYFPSDPADPNCPCIRRSVTAKTTADPLTGYPNPVYYTEVQNVIDPTGMSEPLFTYFQASGAEVLVDSNACSAPSPLGPPPAPAVGCADIKNNTPVIQQIDAIKVNLNTRSKQNDLQTQKQQVYSLSAIAELEN encoded by the coding sequence ATGACGCGATCTGAAAAAAAGCGGAACACACAGGCGGGATTCTCGTTATTGGAGCTCGTCATCAGCATTTTGGTTTTGGTAATCGTAATGGGCGCAATTTTCCACCAGGTAAACAACATTCAGAAGACTACGAGCACGGAATCAGCAAAACTGGATCTCACGGATCAGAATCGACAGTTCGCAGATCAGTTCGCGCGCGACGTCCACATGTCTGGTTATCCCGCGCCGAAGATCTATTCAAACTACCAGGGGCTGACAGATACCAGCGCAGCCTCGGGACTCATCTTTGCATCAACTACAGACCTGATCTTTGAAGGTGACGTGTACGGAAACGGGACAATTTTTCGGGTAGAGTACAAGTATTTTCCCAGCGATCCCGCTGACCCTAATTGTCCTTGTATACGACGTAGCGTCACGGCAAAAACAACGGCTGATCCGCTAACCGGCTACCCGAATCCTGTTTACTACACAGAAGTACAAAACGTAATTGATCCGACAGGAATGAGTGAGCCGCTGTTTACTTACTTTCAGGCTAGCGGCGCTGAAGTATTAGTAGACTCTAACGCCTGCAGTGCACCATCTCCTCTTGGACCTCCGCCGGCGCCTGCGGTTGGTTGTGCCGATATTAAGAACAACACTCCCGTGATCCAGCAGATCGATGCAATTAAGGTCAATCTAAATACAAGATCGAAACAAAACGATCTACAAACACAAAAGCAACAGGTTTACTCCCTCTCTGCCATTGCGGAACTGGAGAACTAA
- a CDS encoding prepilin-type N-terminal cleavage/methylation domain-containing protein has product MTRERQDGFTLLEALLVVAIVLIVGAITAPQIFQIIDAQKLQSAAQSYAGLMQVARTRSIQDNQAYQVLSAVNNGASVAYVDFNGNSQWDPQEPAVQMPTPIDIAQTNAPQGVQGFDTVRPLNTIPVLNLATTPSMVNTSGLPSPGIAFNERGLPCQRTAVTAPCNNISTVITGGVSVATPVAWVTYLRWTRRNGSGFDWAAVSVSPAGRIKTWRYQTDNGGSWQ; this is encoded by the coding sequence ATGACTAGAGAAAGACAAGACGGCTTCACCTTGCTGGAAGCACTGTTGGTAGTTGCCATCGTATTAATCGTTGGCGCGATCACGGCTCCGCAAATATTTCAGATTATCGACGCCCAGAAGCTACAGTCAGCCGCTCAGAGTTATGCCGGCCTCATGCAAGTGGCACGGACTCGATCCATACAAGACAACCAGGCTTACCAGGTACTGAGTGCTGTGAATAACGGCGCGTCCGTAGCCTATGTCGATTTCAACGGAAATAGCCAGTGGGATCCGCAGGAGCCCGCGGTGCAGATGCCTACCCCGATCGACATCGCGCAGACTAATGCGCCACAAGGCGTGCAGGGCTTCGATACCGTAAGACCATTGAACACAATCCCAGTTCTCAATTTAGCAACGACCCCATCGATGGTTAATACTTCCGGTCTGCCGAGCCCGGGTATCGCGTTCAATGAGCGTGGACTTCCGTGTCAGCGTACAGCGGTCACTGCCCCCTGCAACAACATATCCACTGTCATCACGGGCGGCGTTTCGGTGGCAACTCCGGTGGCTTGGGTTACATACCTGCGATGGACGAGGCGAAATGGCAGTGGATTTGATTGGGCAGCCGTAAGCGTCAGTCCTGCAGGTCGCATTAAAACATGGCGATATCAAACTGACAACGGTGGGAGCTGGCAATGA